The Methylosinus sp. PW1 region GCGACGACGCGGACCAGCGCTCGCGCTCTTCGGCGCCGCGGCGCGAGAATCGGCCGGTCCGCTGCGGCGGCGACGTCCCGATCGACGCGCCGGCGCCGAGGTGGTCAGCTCGACTTTTCCATTCGATTTTCCGACCAGAGCATCGATCAGCTCCCCCGCAGCTGTGGCGACGCCATCGATGACGGCGTGATAATCCGCCTTGCGGGTGAGAATCTCATCGAGGCGCATCTCCCACAGAGCCGTCGTCGCGGGATCGACGAGCGCGGGCGCGGCGCCGCGCAGCAGCTCGAACAATTGCAGCCCGGCAGGCGTCGGCAGCACCAGCTTGCCATCCGCTGTCAACAGATTCTGCCGCTTCAATCCCTTGATGATCTCCGCCCGCGTCGCGGGCGTGCCGATCCCCTTGGCTTCCTTCAGCCGGTCGCGAAGCGCGACATCATCGACGAAGCGCCATGCATTCTGCATCGCATCGACGAGCGTGCCTTCATTGTATCGAGGCGGCGGCTGCGTTCTCTTCGCTTCCACGCGCGGCTCGGACAAGCTCGCGCGCTCGCCGTCACGGAGCGCGGGCAGCGTCTGCTCGGCCTCTGTCTCGGCGTCCGGCTCGATCGCCTGATAGACCGCCTTCCAGCCGAGCCGCAGCGGAATCCGGCCGACGGCGCGAAATTCGGCCGCGCTTCGGCCCGCGATCGGAACCGCCATTGTGACGATGGTCTGCCGATATTCGTAATCGGGCATCACGGCGGCGAGATAAGAACGGCAGATGAGAGCGAACAGCCGCTTCTCATCCTCGTCGAGACGCGCCAAGCGGGCCTCGAGATCGTCGAGAACGTTGACATTGGGCACGACCGCATGATGCGAGACGCCTTCCAGCGCCTTGTCGCAGAAATGGCCGGACTTGCCGCGTCGGATCACCGGAGCGGCGATCTCCAGCCGCGCGAAGCCGCGCAGGCGCGTCAGCGCGGCGACGATCGCCGGCGCGTCGCCGATCTGATTTTCGCTCAGATAACGCGCCTCCGCCCGCGGATAGGTGATGAGCTTCTTGCCATCGCCATCATAGAGCGCCTGCGCGACGGACAGCGTCTTGTCGGCGGTCCATCCCCAGCGCTGGCCACAGGTCTTCTGCAAGGATGGGAGATCGAAGAGACGCGGCGGCGCCTGCCGCTTTTCATCGACGGCGACGCCGAGAGGCCCCTGATGGCCATTGGCGGCTCTGGCGATCGTCTCGGCCTCGGCGCGCGTCTTGATCCGCGCCTTGGGCGCCGGAGCATGGCGCATCGAAAAGCCGCCGCCTTCGACGGTCGCTGTGGCGACGACCTCGAAATAATCCTCCGGCCGGAAATTGCGGATCTCCAATTCGCGAAGGCAGACGATCGCCAAGGTCGGCGTCTTGACCCGACCGATTCCGATCACGCCGCGAGCGCCGGGCGAGAGCAATGTCTTCGTCGCCGTCCGCGTCAGCGACAGGTTGAAGATTTGATCGGCCTGCTGGCGCGCCACCGCCGCCTCATAGAGCGGGCGCATGTCGGCGTTGGGCTTCAGCCGGGCGAAAGCCTGCTGCAGCGTCTTCGGGTCCTGGGCGGTGAACAGAGCCCGCCGCACGCGCCCGCGATAGCCGAGATGATCCAGGATTTCCTGGCCGATCAGCTGCCCCTCGCGATCGCAGTCGGTCGCGAGTATCACATCGTCGCAGGCGGAGAGCGCCGTCGCTATGGCCCGGAGCTTCGCGGATTTATTGCCTTGCATGGCTTCGCGAGTCGGATAGAGCCCGTCCGGCTTGAGGACGACGCAGGACCAGCGCTTCCAGACAGGGTTGATCTCTTCGGGCTCGGCCAAGCGAAGCAAATGACCCTCCGCCGGCAGAATCTGCCCGAAGCGCCCGCCGAGCGCCGCGCGAAGATCTTTCGCCTGACTGGCCTTTTCCGTGATGATCAGTGTCGCCATGCGCCAATGCCGAATCGAACAGAGTTTCAGCGTAGCGCATGCGCGAGAACGAACAAAGAACAAAAGCCCATCCGCGCCCACGAACGAGAACGTCCGCAAAATCGGTTGTGCGCCCGCTCCACCAATATATATCGAGCTGATATAGCGATGGCGAGGGCCAGAAGGTGATGGTGGCGAGCGTGTCGACCGGATCGGCGACATATTTCACCAGCGAGATCAGCGCCTGAAACAGAGCCGACATGACCACGCCGCACGGGAAAAGCGGCGAACGAGCCGCCGTTTTCAAGCGCGTCGTCCGCGAGCCGCAAGCGAACGCGCGATCCGGCCACGAAGATCGGCGAATGTCAGATAGAGCACCGGCGTCGTGTACAGCGTCAGCAATTGGCTGAGCAGGAGGCCGCCGACGATCGCGATGCCGAGCGGACGCCGAATTTCCGCTCCATCGCCGAAGCTCGCCACCAGCGGAATGGCGCCGAACAGAGCCGCCGCCGTCGTCATCATGATCGGACGGAACCGTAGACGGCAGGCCTCGACGATCGCGTCACGATCGCTCCACCCTCTCTGACGCTTGGCGTCGAGCGCGAAGTCGATCATCATGATGGCGTTCTTCTTCACGATGCCGATAAGCAGAAACAAGCCGATCAGCGCGATGACATCGAGCTCCGAGCCGAAGGCGAACAGCGCGAGAAGCGCGCCGACCCCGGCGGATGGCAGAGTCGAAAGGATCGTGATCGGATGCAGATAGCTCTCATAGAGCATGCCCAGCACGATATAGACCGCCGCCAGCGCCATCCCGATCAGCAAAGGCATGTCATTCTGAGACGATTGAAAAACGCGAGCGATTCCTTCCATCCCCCGATGCACGCTCGCAGGCATGCGGATCTCGGCGCTCACGCGATCGAGCTCCGCCACCGCGTCGCTGAGCGACGCGCCGATCGCGAGATTGAAGGAGATCGTCGCCGCGACGAAAGGTCCTTGATGATTGATCGCGAGCGGCGTCGCGCCTCGCTTCATGCGCGTGAAAGCGACCAGCGGCGTCATCGTCTCGACCGCGGTGCTCACGGCCGAGCCGCTCGAGGCGCCGCTGCGGCCGGAATTGGCGATGGCGTTGGTCGAGGCGTTGCGGGCCGAGTCGAGCGAAAGATTGGCGGTCGCCGATGACGTCGCCGAAGTGACGGAGCCGGCCGGCAGCACGGAGGAGGCCGTGCCGCTCGCCGGCTTGGCCGCCGTGCTCACATAGATCTCGCGCAGAATCTGCGGGTCCTGCCAATAGCGTGGCGCGACCTCCATCACGACACGATATTGGTTGATCTCGCTGTAGATCGTCGACACTTGCCGCTGCCCGAACGCGTCGTTGAGCGTATTGTCGATCTGCGCCGGCGTGAGGCCGAGACGAGACATAGTGTCCCGATCGATGTCGATATAAGTCTCGACGCCGTTTTCCTGCTGATCCGTATTCACATCCGTAACGACGCTGCTGCCTTGCAGCGCCCGCATCAGCTTCGGAGCCCATTCGGAGAGCTCGGCCGAGCTGTCGGCCAGAAGCGTATATTGATAGAGCGCGCCGCCGGGCCGCCCGCCGGCGCGCAAATCCTGCACCGGCTGGAGAAAGAGCCGCGCGCCGGCGACCTGGCCGAGCTTGGGCCGCAGCCGCTCGATGACCTGCGCGGAGGTCACGTCGCGTTCGGCGAGCTTCTTCAGCGTGACGAACACCGAGCCGGAGCTCACGGAGCCCGGCGGCCCGCCTCCGCTGCCCGCCCCCGTGTTGCCCGCCACCACCTCGACCGCGGGATCATTTTGGATAATCGCGATGAACTCTTCCAGCTTCTCCTTCATGGATTGAAACGATGCGCTCTGATCCGCCTGAATCGATCCTTGCAGGCGACCCGTGTCCTGCTCCGGAAAAAAGCCTTTCGGAATGATGACGAATAGAGTGACGGTCAATGCGATCGCGGCGACGAGCGAAAGCATGACGGGACCGCGATGACGCAAAGCCGCAGCGAGGCTTCTCTCATAGCCGCGCGCGATCAGAGCGAAGGGCCGGATCGGACGGCGCTCGCGGCGCGGGCCGGCGCGCAATAGCACCGAACAGAGCATCGGAGTCGTCGTCAACGAGACGACGAGCGAGATGAGAATCGTGATCGACAGCGTGACCGAAAATTCTCGAAACAGTCGTCCGAGCAGTCCGCCCATCATCAGCAAGGGTAGAAACACCGCGATCAGCGACAGGCTGATCGAAATGACGGTGAAGCCGACCTCGCGCGCGCCGCGCAGCGCCGCCTCGCGCGGCGACAGACCCGCCTCGAGATGACGCTCGATATTCTCGAGCACGACGATTGCGTCGTCGACGACGAAGCCCGTTGCGATCGTCAAAGCCATCAGCGACAGAATGTCCAGGCTGTAGCCGAGAAGATACATGGCGCCGAATGCGCCGGCGACCGACACTGGCACAGCGACGGCCGGCACCAGCGCGGCGCGCCACTCGCCGATGAACAGGAAGACGACGAGAATGACCAGCGCGACGGCGACGAGCAATGTGAGCTCGGTGTCTCGCAGAGAGGCGCGAATCGTCGTGCTGCGATCGGAGGTCGGAATAATCTCGACGTCGCTCGGCATCGCCGCCGCGAGCTTGGGAAGCTGGGCCTTGATCTGATCGACTGTCTCGATGATATTCGCGCCCGGCTGGCGGAAAATGCTCAATACGATCGCGGGCATTCCTTGCACGATCGCCGCGTTGCGCACATCGGCGACCGAATCCGTCACCTCTGCGAGATCGGCGAGGCGCACGGGATTACCGTTGCGATAGGCGACGATCAGCGGCAGATAATCATCCGCGCGCGTCGCCTGATCATTCGTGTAGACCTGCCGACGCGCGCCGCCGCGAATAATATCGCCCTTGGGACTATTGGCGTTGGCGGAAGCCAGAGCCGCGCGCACATCCTCGAGGCCGACGCCATATTTGAACAGCGCCGATGGATTGAGCTCGACACGCACGGCAGGCGAAGCGCCGCCGTTGATCGCGACTTGTCCGACGCCGGGAAATTGCGACAGCCGCTGCTGAAGAACATTGCTCGCCGCGTCATAGAGCTGCGCGCGGGAGAGCGATTTCGACGTAAGGGCGAGAATCAGGATCGGCGCATCGGCTGGGTTGAACTTGCGATAGGTCGGGTTCGACGAGATCCCGGTGGGAAGATCCGCCGCCGCGGCGTTGATCGCCGCCTGAATGTCACGAGCGGCGCCGTTGATATCGCGGTCGAGCCCGAAGACCATCACAATGTTGGTCTGGCCGGTCTTGCTCGTCGAGGTCATCTCCGTCACATCGGCGATCGCGCCGAGCCTTCGCTCCAGAGGACCGGCGAGGCTCGTCGCGACGGTCTCGGGCGAGGCGCCCGGCAGCGAGGCGGAGACCGAGAGCGCCGGCATATCGACTTGCGGCAGCGGCGCCACCGGCAAGCGAACGAAAGCGAGCGCGCCGGCGAGCGTCAAGCCGACCGTCAGCAATATGGTCGCAATCGGCCGCTCGATGAAAGGCGCCGAAATATTCATTCGGTCGCCTCCGCCCGCGCGTGCGCCTCGGCTCCGCCGCCGATCCGCGCGAAGCGCGACGCCAGCCGATCGAAATAGAGATAGACGACCGGCGTCGAGAACAGAGTGAGCATCTGGCTCACGAGCAGGCCGCCGACGATGGAGACGCCGAGCGGCTGACGCAGCTCGGAGCCGACGCCGGAGCCGACCATGAGCGGGATGGCGCCGAGCATGGCGGCCAGAGTCGTCATCAGGATCGGACGGAAGCGGAGCAGGCACGCCCGATAGATCGCCTCTCGCGGAGCCAGCCCGTCGACGCGCTGCGCGTCGAGCGCGAAGTCGATCATCATGATGGCGTTCTTCTTCACGATGCCGATGAGCAGAATAATGCCGATGACGCCCATGACGTCGAGATCATAGCCGGCGATCATCAAGGCGAGCAGCGCCCCGACGCTGGCGGACGGAAGCGTCGACAAAATAGTGATCGGATGAACGAAGCTCTCGTAGAGAACGCCGAGAACGATATACATGGTCACGATCGCGGCCAGGATCAGCAGCAGCTCATTGGTGGACGAGGCCGTGAACGCCGCTGCGGCGCCCTGCATCGCGAGCGTGAAGCTCTCCGGCAGCTCGATCTCCGCCTGCGCCGCCTCGATCGCCCGCACCGCGGCGCCGAGCGAGACGCCCGGCGCGAGATCGAAAGAAATCGTCGTCGCCGGAAATTGCCCGAGATGAGTGATCTGGAGCGGTCCGTCGCGCTCTTGGAGGCGCATGATCGCGGTGAGCGGCACCTGACCGCTCGACGACGAGGAGGAAGACGGCAGATAGAGGCCGGCGAGCGCGGCGTCCGACGCATGAAACTTCGGATCGAGCTCGAGAATGACGCGATATTGGTTCGATTGCATATAGATCGTCGAGACGATGCGCTGGCCGAAGGCGTCGTAGAGCATATTGTCGACCGCCGCCATGGTGACGCCGAATCGCGCCGCGGTGGCGCGGTCGATCACAATGTCGAGCGCCTTGCCGCGGCTCTGAAGATCGCTCGCGACATTGGCGAGCTCGGGCGCCTCGCGAAGCCGCTCGACGAGCTTGGGCGTCCACTCGCGCAACGAAGCGAGATCGACGTTCTCGAGCACGAAATGATAGGCCGCCTTGCTGGCCGTCGAATCGATCGTCAAATCCTGCACCGGCTGCATATAGAGCTGCACGCCGGGAATTTGGGACGCCGCATCCTGCAGCCGCGCGATCACCTCGTTCACGCTCGCCCTGCGCTGCGGCCGGGGCTTCAGCGAGATAGAGAAGCGTCCGGCGTTCAGCGTCGTGTTCGCGCCATCGACGCCGACCGAGGAGCTGACGGTCTCCACATCCGGATCGCGGAGGATCACGTCGCCGAGCGCCCGCTGCTTCTCGACCATGCCGGCGAAGGAAATGTCCTGCGCGGCTTCGGAAATCGCCTGGATGGCGCCAGTATCCTGCGGCGGGAAAAATCCTTTCGGTATGACGACATAGAGCACGCAGGTGAGCGCCAGCGTCCCCACCGTCACGGCGAGCATCGTCGGCTGACGCTCGAGCACGATGTCGAGCCCCCGTCCATAGACGCGGATCATTGCGTCGATCGCGCGCTCCGCCGCGCGATCGAAACGCCCGCGTTGCGCGTCGGGCCGGTGACGCAGCAGCTTGGCGCAGAGCATTGGCGCGAGCGAGAGAGCGACGAAGGCGGAGATGACGATGGTCACGGCCAGCGTGACGGCGAACTCGTGAAAGAGCCGTCCGACGATATCGCCCATGAACAGCAGAGGGACCAGCACAGCGACGAGCGAGACGGTGAGCGAGACGATGGTGAAGGCGATCTGCGCCGAGCCGCGCAGCGCCGCTTGCAGCGGCGTGGCGCCCGCCTCCATGTGCCGCGCAATGTTCTCGATCACGACGATCGCGTCGTCCACGACGAAGCCGGTCGAGATGGTGAGCGCCATGAGCGAGAGATTGTCGAGGCTGAAGCCGAAGAAATACATGGCGACAAAGGAGCCGACGAGCGACAAGGGGACCGATAGGCTCGGAATGAGCGTCGCCGGCAGATTGCGCAGAAAGGCGAAGATCACCAGGACGACGAGCGCGACGGCGAGAACGAGCTCGAATTCGACATCCTCGACAGAAGCGCGGATCGTGTTCGTGCGGTCGCTCAGCACCGATATGTCGATCGCCGCGGGAAGCGAGGCCCGCAGCTGCGGCAGCATGGCTTTGACGTTCTCGACGACCTCGATGACATTGGCGCCCGGCTGGCGGCGGATGTCGAGAATGATCGCCGGAGTGGAATTGGCCCAGGACGCGATGCGGTCATTCTCTGGGCCATTGCGCACCTCCGCCACATCGGAGAGGCGAACCGGATTGCCGTTGCGAAAGGCGATGATGGTCTTGCCGAATTGCTTCGGATCGTTGATCTGATCATTGGCGTTGATCGTCGAGGATTGCTTTGGCCCGTCGAAGCCGCCCTTTGGCGCATTGGTGTTGGTGTTGGCGATGACGGTGCGCAGATCGTCGATGTTCAGCCCATATTTGGCGAGCGCCGTCGGATTGAAGCCGACGCGGATCGCGCGACGCTGGCCATGACCGATCGCCACGAGCCCCACGCCCGGCAGCTGCGAGAGCTTTTGCGCGAGCCGCGTCTCGATGAGGTCCTCCACCTCGATCAGCGGCAGCGACTTCGATGTGACGGCGAGCGTCATGATCGGCGCGTCGGCGGGATTGATCTTGGCGTAGACCGGCGGCGTCGGCAGATCTTGCGGCAGAAGATTGCCGCCGGCGTTGATCGCCGCCTGCACCTGCTGCTCGGCCACGTCGAGGCTCAAAGAGAGATCGAATTGCAATGTGATCATCGAGGCGCCGGCGGAGCTCGCCGAGGTCATCTGCTTCAGCCCGGGCATCTGGCCGAACTGCCGCTCGAGCGGCGCGGTCACGGCGGACGTCATCACTTCCGGGCTCGCGCCCGGATAGAAGGTCTGCACCTGGATCGTCGGATAATCGACGGCCGGCAGAGCGGAGAGCGGCAATTGCCGATAGGCGAACAATCCCGCGAGCAGGATGGCCGCCATCAGCAGGGTCGTGGCGACCGGACGCAGGATGAAGATCTTCGAGGGATTCATGTCTCAGCCCCGGCTTCGCCGAAAGGATGCGCGTCGAAGCGCGCTCACTGCGTCTCCGACGGCGGCCGTGGCGGGCGGCGCTCGCGCGCGCGTTCTGGGTCGGAGCGGCGCTTCTCTGGCGGCGGCGCGGCCACGCCGTCGCCGCCGGCGACGATCCTGACCTCCGCGCCGTCACGCAGACGATCCGCTCCGTCGGTGACGACGCGCTCGCCCTCCGCCAACCCCTGCGCGATCTCGACCATGCCATTGTTGTATCCGGCGAAATCGTCGTAATGCTCGCCGGCGGACGGCGTGATCTGCTGCATCACGACGCGATTTTCATTCGTCACCTTATAGACGAAGAGGCCGGAGGCGCCCGATCGGATCGCCGTCTTCGGAACGACCAGCGCCTTTTCGTGAATATCGACCAGCAAGTGAACATTGACGAATTGATTGGGATAGAGCTTTTCATCGGCGTTCTCGAGCTCGGCGCGGCCGCTGACCATGCCGGTCGTCGGATCGATGGAGTTGTCGAGCGTCTGCAGCCGCCCCACCGCGATCTGCTTGGCATCGGAGCGGTCGAAGACTGTCACCTCGAGCGCGCCGCGCTTCTTCTGCGCGCTCGCGATCTCGGGAATATAATCTTCGGGAACGCCGAAGATCACCGAGATCGGATCGATCTGCGCGACGAGGGCGATGGCGTCGCCCGTCGACACATAGCTGCCCGCGTCGATCTTCCTCAAGCCGACGCGTCCGCGGATCGGCGAGACGATGCGCGCATAGGTCAAATTCAAGCTCTGATTATCGACCAGAGCCTGATCCGCTTTGACGCTGCCTTCATATTGCTTGACGACCCAGTTCTGATTGTCCGCCTGCTGGCGCGCGATCGAATCGAGCTTCTTCAGCGATTGGTAGCGGCGCAGATCGTCGCGCGCCTGATCGAGAAGGCCCTGGTCGCGGAGCAGCTGCCCCTCATATTGCGCCTTCAGCGCCTCATAGGGACGCGGATCGATCTGCGCGAGAAAATCGCCTTTTTGAACGAGCTGGCCTTCCTTGAAGCCGATATCGGTCAGATAGCCGCCGAGCTGTGTCTTCACAGAGACATTGGCGATTGGCGTCACGGTTCCGAGGAGGCCATGGCGAACGATCTTCACGTCGAGCCGCGCCGCATCGGCCACGGCGACCGGCTGCGGTCCGCCGAGGGCGCGCCGCGCGGACCGCGGCGACACAGACTCCTTCGTTCCGATCACACGATAGGCGGCATAGCATGCGGCGAGGACGAGCAACGCCGCCACGCCATAAAAGATCCGCGAACGACGCAAGGCGGCCAGCCCGGCGAGACTCGCGGTCTTGCGTCTGCCGGACGGCGCCGCGTCGGACGCGAGGGGAAGGGCTTTCTCGTCCATTTTCATCTCGCTGACTGCGCGGTCTCGAATGCGGCCGGAAGCGCGCTCACGGGAACCGGGAGCGGCGGCTCGATCGCCGAGAGCGCGTCGATGGCGGGCAGACGCGAGGCGTCCCATCCGCCGCCGAGCGCCCCGATCAGATTGACGGTCGCGATGAACAGATTCTGCCGCGCCGTCAAAGCCGATTCGATGCCGGAGAGCAGAGTCGCCTGCGCGGTGACGACCGATGTGAAGGCGACCGTGCCGACCCGATATTGGTTGAAATAGACGTCGACCGCCTCGCGCGCCTCGGCGACCGCCTTATCCAGTCGCGTGACTTGCGCGGAGAGCGCGCGGATCGACGCGAGATCGTCCTCGACCTGCTGAAAGGCGGTGAGCACGGTCTGACGATAGGTCGCGACCGCCTGGCGATAAGACGCCTCGGCCGCCTTGCGCTGCGCGTCGAGCAGGCCGCCGTCGAACAAGGTCTGCGTGGCGCTTCCGGCCAGCGACCAGGCCTCATGCGCGGCCGTCACCGGCCAGGGCTTGGCGGCCGCGAAATTCAGCGCCGGAGACAGGCTCACGCGCGGATAGAAATTGGCGATCGCGACGCCGATCAGCGCATTCTGCTGCTGCAGCCGCCGCTCCGCCGAAGCGATGTCGGGTCGGCGCTCCAGCAGCTCCGAGGGAAGGCCCGCGGGCGCGACGGGCGGCGTCTTGCCCGACCAGCGGCGCTTGCGAATCGATAGCTCCGACGGGCTGCGCCCGATCAGAACCGCGATCGCATGCTCATATTGCGCGCGCTGCAATCCGACATTGATCGCGGTCGCCTCGGTCGACAGAACCTGATTGTCGGCGGTGACGAAATCCGCGCGCGAGGTGGTGCCGATCGTATATTGGTTCTTCAGAATGTCGCGCGTGCGGCGAAACAGCACGAGCGTGCTCTCGATCGAAGCCAGCAGCTCGTCGGAAGTGCGAAGGCTGAAATAGGCGACGGCGAGCTGGATTTGCGCGGAGAGCTTCGCATTGGCGAGATCGGCGGCGCTGACCTGCGCCGCGGCGGCGTCGGCCTCCACTGTGCGGCGAATGCGGCCCCAAACGTCGATCTCCCAATCGAGATTGGTCGCGACCGACACATTGCTAGAATAGACGGCCGAGCCGCTCGAGACGGAACGGCTTCTCGATGGCGTGTAGCCGGTCGTGACCGTCGGAAAGAGGCCGGCCTGGCCTTCCCGCACGAGCTGCCGCGACTGATCGTAAGCGGCGGCGGCGGCCGCCACCGTCTGATTGGAGATTTCGACCTGCGCGACGAGCTTGGTGAGATCCTCGTCCTTGAAGACGAGCCACCAGTCGCCGCGATCGGCGATGTCGAGCGGCGAGATCGGCTTCCAGCGCTCACGCGCGCCGACGGCCGCGCTCTTTCGATCGCTTTCTTTGAACTTGACGGGCGCGACGTCCGTCGGCGGCGCATAATCCGGCCCCGCCATGCATCCCGCGAGCGAGGCGATCAACGCTCCCGCGGCGCCCGCTCCCGCGAGACGTCGCAAGCGC contains the following coding sequences:
- a CDS encoding DNA topoisomerase, with protein sequence MATLIITEKASQAKDLRAALGGRFGQILPAEGHLLRLAEPEEINPVWKRWSCVVLKPDGLYPTREAMQGNKSAKLRAIATALSACDDVILATDCDREGQLIGQEILDHLGYRGRVRRALFTAQDPKTLQQAFARLKPNADMRPLYEAAVARQQADQIFNLSLTRTATKTLLSPGARGVIGIGRVKTPTLAIVCLRELEIRNFRPEDYFEVVATATVEGGGFSMRHAPAPKARIKTRAEAETIARAANGHQGPLGVAVDEKRQAPPRLFDLPSLQKTCGQRWGWTADKTLSVAQALYDGDGKKLITYPRAEARYLSENQIGDAPAIVAALTRLRGFARLEIAAPVIRRGKSGHFCDKALEGVSHHAVVPNVNVLDDLEARLARLDEDEKRLFALICRSYLAAVMPDYEYRQTIVTMAVPIAGRSAAEFRAVGRIPLRLGWKAVYQAIEPDAETEAEQTLPALRDGERASLSEPRVEAKRTQPPPRYNEGTLVDAMQNAWRFVDDVALRDRLKEAKGIGTPATRAEIIKGLKRQNLLTADGKLVLPTPAGLQLFELLRGAAPALVDPATTALWEMRLDEILTRKADYHAVIDGVATAAGELIDALVGKSNGKVELTTSAPARRSGRRRRSGPADSRAAAPKSASAGPRRRASKAKSPASQESVGEERAGRARAPTEKMVAYAQNLSRAKKVKLPEGYRQDFDACRKFLDEHAR
- a CDS encoding multidrug efflux RND transporter permease subunit; translation: MNPSKIFILRPVATTLLMAAILLAGLFAYRQLPLSALPAVDYPTIQVQTFYPGASPEVMTSAVTAPLERQFGQMPGLKQMTSASSAGASMITLQFDLSLSLDVAEQQVQAAINAGGNLLPQDLPTPPVYAKINPADAPIMTLAVTSKSLPLIEVEDLIETRLAQKLSQLPGVGLVAIGHGQRRAIRVGFNPTALAKYGLNIDDLRTVIANTNTNAPKGGFDGPKQSSTINANDQINDPKQFGKTIIAFRNGNPVRLSDVAEVRNGPENDRIASWANSTPAIILDIRRQPGANVIEVVENVKAMLPQLRASLPAAIDISVLSDRTNTIRASVEDVEFELVLAVALVVLVIFAFLRNLPATLIPSLSVPLSLVGSFVAMYFFGFSLDNLSLMALTISTGFVVDDAIVVIENIARHMEAGATPLQAALRGSAQIAFTIVSLTVSLVAVLVPLLFMGDIVGRLFHEFAVTLAVTIVISAFVALSLAPMLCAKLLRHRPDAQRGRFDRAAERAIDAMIRVYGRGLDIVLERQPTMLAVTVGTLALTCVLYVVIPKGFFPPQDTGAIQAISEAAQDISFAGMVEKQRALGDVILRDPDVETVSSSVGVDGANTTLNAGRFSISLKPRPQRRASVNEVIARLQDAASQIPGVQLYMQPVQDLTIDSTASKAAYHFVLENVDLASLREWTPKLVERLREAPELANVASDLQSRGKALDIVIDRATAARFGVTMAAVDNMLYDAFGQRIVSTIYMQSNQYRVILELDPKFHASDAALAGLYLPSSSSSSSGQVPLTAIMRLQERDGPLQITHLGQFPATTISFDLAPGVSLGAAVRAIEAAQAEIELPESFTLAMQGAAAAFTASSTNELLLILAAIVTMYIVLGVLYESFVHPITILSTLPSASVGALLALMIAGYDLDVMGVIGIILLIGIVKKNAIMMIDFALDAQRVDGLAPREAIYRACLLRFRPILMTTLAAMLGAIPLMVGSGVGSELRQPLGVSIVGGLLVSQMLTLFSTPVVYLYFDRLASRFARIGGGAEAHARAEATE
- a CDS encoding efflux RND transporter permease subunit — protein: MNISAPFIERPIATILLTVGLTLAGALAFVRLPVAPLPQVDMPALSVSASLPGASPETVATSLAGPLERRLGAIADVTEMTSTSKTGQTNIVMVFGLDRDINGAARDIQAAINAAAADLPTGISSNPTYRKFNPADAPILILALTSKSLSRAQLYDAASNVLQQRLSQFPGVGQVAINGGASPAVRVELNPSALFKYGVGLEDVRAALASANANSPKGDIIRGGARRQVYTNDQATRADDYLPLIVAYRNGNPVRLADLAEVTDSVADVRNAAIVQGMPAIVLSIFRQPGANIIETVDQIKAQLPKLAAAMPSDVEIIPTSDRSTTIRASLRDTELTLLVAVALVILVVFLFIGEWRAALVPAVAVPVSVAGAFGAMYLLGYSLDILSLMALTIATGFVVDDAIVVLENIERHLEAGLSPREAALRGAREVGFTVISISLSLIAVFLPLLMMGGLLGRLFREFSVTLSITILISLVVSLTTTPMLCSVLLRAGPRRERRPIRPFALIARGYERSLAAALRHRGPVMLSLVAAIALTVTLFVIIPKGFFPEQDTGRLQGSIQADQSASFQSMKEKLEEFIAIIQNDPAVEVVAGNTGAGSGGGPPGSVSSGSVFVTLKKLAERDVTSAQVIERLRPKLGQVAGARLFLQPVQDLRAGGRPGGALYQYTLLADSSAELSEWAPKLMRALQGSSVVTDVNTDQQENGVETYIDIDRDTMSRLGLTPAQIDNTLNDAFGQRQVSTIYSEINQYRVVMEVAPRYWQDPQILREIYVSTAAKPASGTASSVLPAGSVTSATSSATANLSLDSARNASTNAIANSGRSGASSGSAVSTAVETMTPLVAFTRMKRGATPLAINHQGPFVAATISFNLAIGASLSDAVAELDRVSAEIRMPASVHRGMEGIARVFQSSQNDMPLLIGMALAAVYIVLGMLYESYLHPITILSTLPSAGVGALLALFAFGSELDVIALIGLFLLIGIVKKNAIMMIDFALDAKRQRGWSDRDAIVEACRLRFRPIMMTTAAALFGAIPLVASFGDGAEIRRPLGIAIVGGLLLSQLLTLYTTPVLYLTFADLRGRIARSLAARGRRA
- a CDS encoding efflux transporter outer membrane subunit, with translation MNWRSTRSVESGVDALSPPKRRTAQRLRRLAGAGAAGALIASLAGCMAGPDYAPPTDVAPVKFKESDRKSAAVGARERWKPISPLDIADRGDWWLVFKDEDLTKLVAQVEISNQTVAAAAAAYDQSRQLVREGQAGLFPTVTTGYTPSRSRSVSSGSAVYSSNVSVATNLDWEIDVWGRIRRTVEADAAAAQVSAADLANAKLSAQIQLAVAYFSLRTSDELLASIESTLVLFRRTRDILKNQYTIGTTSRADFVTADNQVLSTEATAINVGLQRAQYEHAIAVLIGRSPSELSIRKRRWSGKTPPVAPAGLPSELLERRPDIASAERRLQQQNALIGVAIANFYPRVSLSPALNFAAAKPWPVTAAHEAWSLAGSATQTLFDGGLLDAQRKAAEASYRQAVATYRQTVLTAFQQVEDDLASIRALSAQVTRLDKAVAEAREAVDVYFNQYRVGTVAFTSVVTAQATLLSGIESALTARQNLFIATVNLIGALGGGWDASRLPAIDALSAIEPPLPVPVSALPAAFETAQSAR
- a CDS encoding efflux RND transporter periplasmic adaptor subunit, with product MDEKALPLASDAAPSGRRKTASLAGLAALRRSRIFYGVAALLVLAACYAAYRVIGTKESVSPRSARRALGGPQPVAVADAARLDVKIVRHGLLGTVTPIANVSVKTQLGGYLTDIGFKEGQLVQKGDFLAQIDPRPYEALKAQYEGQLLRDQGLLDQARDDLRRYQSLKKLDSIARQQADNQNWVVKQYEGSVKADQALVDNQSLNLTYARIVSPIRGRVGLRKIDAGSYVSTGDAIALVAQIDPISVIFGVPEDYIPEIASAQKKRGALEVTVFDRSDAKQIAVGRLQTLDNSIDPTTGMVSGRAELENADEKLYPNQFVNVHLLVDIHEKALVVPKTAIRSGASGLFVYKVTNENRVVMQQITPSAGEHYDDFAGYNNGMVEIAQGLAEGERVVTDGADRLRDGAEVRIVAGGDGVAAPPPEKRRSDPERARERRPPRPPSETQ